One segment of Setaria viridis chromosome 4, Setaria_viridis_v4.0, whole genome shotgun sequence DNA contains the following:
- the LOC117853387 gene encoding uncharacterized protein, which yields MNAPRGSRITGVTTSSSGRGPEILFDAVGGWAGGGVEGCSFDNLRVGQTFGKVAPQGFWHQIRHRGPQIGRLDAQICLEKQLIPWQLALCPDSWTHPKELPSSDRCFHSPPIYHRACLLSTFTSASAAPFSLEDYLVAACGLAPAQARKTAQKAFHGASKCSRKAFEEISNCRLNSASNPDAVLALLSGVGLSRADVAADPLLLRSSPKNIGPRLLALRDRLGLSAPQMVRFLLVGSRAVRSCDVVPRLEFFISFYGSFERLLVFIKNHNSIILSDLERVIKPNIALLRQCGISVRDIAKLARVLTFNPERLKEVVLRAEELGVPRSSRMFYQAVFVVSNITKEKVAARFEFLKSTLGCHESEIATAVSKLPTILGISEQSLHRKIQFLVNEVGLEPQYILQRPALFTYSLEKRLVPQHCVMKVLQAKGFLISNTSFNTFAQYGEETFKLRYIDSHKDSVPGLADAYATACGGVVPSAV from the exons ATGAATGCGCCGCGGGGGAGTCGCATCACCGGAGTTACTACATCGTCCTCGGGTAGGGGCCCGGAGATCCTCTTTGACGCGGTGGGCGGATGGGCTGGTGGGGGAGTTGAAGGCTGCTCCTTTGACAACCTCCGCGTAGGACAGACTTTTGGCAAGGTAGCGCCCCAGGGCTTCTGGCACCAGATCCGCCACAGGGGGCCGCAGATCGGGCGATTGGACGCGCAGATCTG CCTGGAGAAGCAGCTGATCCCCTGGCAATTGGCATTGTGTCCTGACTCCTGGACGCACCCAAAGGAGTTGCCGAGTAGTGATAGGTGTTTTCACTCTCCACCTATCTACCACCGCGCATGCCTCCTCTCCACCTTcacctcggcctccgccgccccgtTCTCCCTTGAGGactacctcgtcgccgcctgcgGCCTAGCCCCAGCTCAAGCCAGGAAGACAGCCCAGAAGGCATTCCATGGAGCATCCAAATGTAGCAGGAAGGCATTCGAGGAGATCTCCAACTGCCGTCTCAACTCCGCCTCCAACCCCGACGCCGTCCTCGCCCTGCTCTCTGGCGTCGGCCTCTCCCgcgccgacgtcgccgccgacccGCTGCTCCTCCGCTCCTCGCCCAAGAACATCGGCCCCCGCCTTCTTGCTCTCCGCGACCGCCTCGGTCTGTCCGCTCCCCAGATGGTTCGCTTCCTCCTGGTCGGCTCACGCGCTGTCCGCAGCTGCGACGTCGTTCCAAGGCTCGAGTTCTTCATCTCCTTCTACGGCTCATTTGAACGGCTCCTCGTGTTCATAAAGAATCACAACAGCATCATATTGTCAGATCTTGAAAGGGTGATCAAGCCTAACATCGCGCTGCTTCGTCAGTGCGGCATAAGTGTTCGAGATATTGCCAAGCTGGCCAGGGTGCTTACCTTCAACCCAGAGCGTCTCAAGGAGGTAGTGCTACGCGCGGAAGAGCTTGGGGTGCCTCGCAGCTCAAGAATGTTCTATCAGGCGGTGTTCGTCGTCTCAAATATCACCAAAGAGAAGGTTGCTGCCAGGTTCGAATTTTTGAAGAGTACTCTTGGTTGCCACGAGAGTGAAATTGCCACTGCAGTGTCCAAGTTGCCAACCATTCTAGGAATATCTGAGCAGAGCCTTCACCGCAAGATTCAGTTCTTGGTCAATGAGGTTGGACTGGAGCCTCAGTACATTTTGCAAAGGCCTGCCCTGTTCACATACAGCCTGGAGAAGCGGCTAGTGCCCCAGCATTGTGTCATGAAGGTCCTGCAGGCAAAGGGATTTCTGATTAGCAATACGAGCTTTAACACATTTGCTCAATATGGAGAGGAGACTTTCAAATTGAGGTACATTGACAGTCACAAGGACTCTGTTCCTGGGCTTGCAGATGCTTATGCAACAGCTTGTGGTGGCGTTGTGCCCTCTGCAGTCTAA
- the LOC117851479 gene encoding transcription termination factor MTERF8, chloroplastic: MLLLRTRLLPLLRAASRLPSAIHHPACLLSTAAAPFSLEDYLVAACGLAPAQARKTAKKAFDESSQVYKKAFEDLAWSRLNSASNPDAILALLSGVGLSRADIAAVVAADPLLLRSKPNNIGPRLFALRDRLGLSAPQIVRFLLVGSRSLRNCDVLPKLQFWISFYGSFEQVLVAVKRNNSLLHVSLERVIEPKIALFRQFGVRDIAQMCSNNPRLLTFSLERLKDFLLRADELGVPRTSRIFKYAVSLVACNSKEKVAAKLVFLKRILGGSESDVYTAMSKMPSILSISEENITRKIEFLVNEVGMEPQYILERIVLLGYSLEKRLLPRHRVMQALHAKGLLNSNMNLFSLAIIGEEAFILKFIDCHKDKVPGLAAYYAKACAGDVPPEVQLSS; this comes from the coding sequence atgctgcTCCTCCGGACGcgccttctccctctcctccgcgcGGCCTCCCGGCTCCCTTCCGCTATCCACCACCCCGCCTgcctcctctccaccgccgccgccccattcTCCCTCGAGGactacctcgtcgccgcctgcgGCCTCGCCCCAGCTCAAGCCCGCAAGACGGCGAAGAAAGCGTTCGATGAATCATCCCAAGTTTACAAGAAGGCATTCGAGGACCTCGCTTGGTCCCGCCTCAACTCCGCCTCCAACCCCGACGCCATCCTTGCCCTGCTCTCTGGCGTCGGCCTCTCCCGTGCCGacatcgccgccgtcgtcgctgcGGACCCGCTGCTCCTCCGCTCCAAGCCCAACAACATCGGTCCCCGCCTTTTCGCTCTCCGTGACCGCCTCGGTCTGTCCGCTCCTCAGATCGTTCGCTTCCTCCTGGTCGGCTCACGCTCTCTCCGCAACTGCGACGTTCTTCCCAAGCTCCAGTTCTGGATCTCGTTCTACGGCTCATTTGAGCAGGTCCTGGTGGCAGTAAAGAGGAACAACAGCCTCCTACATGTGAGCCTTGAGAGGGTGATCGAGCCTAAGATAGCGTTGTTTCGTCAGTTTGGTGTTCGAGATATTGCCCAGATGTGTTCAAACAACCCGCGGTTGTTAACGTTCAGCCTGGAGCGCCTGAAGGACTTTTTGCTGCGGGCAGACGAACTTGGGGTGCCTCGCACTTCCCGTATCTTCAAGTACGCGGTGTCTTTGGTTGCCTGTAATTCCAAAGAGAAGGTTGCTGCCAAGCTTGTGTTCTTGAAGAGGATTCTTGGTGGTTCTGAGTCTGATGTTTATACTGCAATGTCCAAGATGCCAAGTATATTATCAATCTCCGAAGAGAATATTACCCGCAAGATTGAGTTTCTTGTCAATGAGGTTGGGATGGAGCCTCAGTATATTCTTGAAAGAATTGTTCTGCTTGGATATAGCCTGGAAAAGCGTCTGCTCCCACGACATAGGGTTATGCAGGCCTTGCATGCAAAGGGATTGTTGAATAGCAATATGAACTTATTTTCATTGGCTATAATTGGAGAGGAGGCTTTCATATTGAAGTTCATTGACTGTCACAAGGACAAAGTTCCTGGTCTTGCAGCTTATTATGCCAAAGCTTGTGCTGGTGATGTGCCCCCTGAAGTCCAACTATCGtcctga